The sequence ATTAATGTTTTATCAGGCTGCTCTGGCTTCTCTGTGGAAATCAGGCTGGCAAGCTACTACAGTCACTCAAGCAACAAGTGATAGTGGCCAGGATCAGtatgttaaaataatgaaaagctatcagattctgtttttatatttttaaggtaaCTAGAGACATCACATTTTCCAGATAAATCAGATGTGGGGTGTGAAAAAGAGGCATCAAGGATGACTCCTAGGTTTTTGGAAAGAGTACATGGAAGGACAGAATTGCCATTTACCTAGGAGGGGAAGGCTACGGGAGGAACAGATTTAGGTTGGAACAGAAGGAGCCTGGTTTGGGAAACATTAAGTTTGTGATACTTAATAATAGACATTCAATGGAGATGTTGGATAGGCAGTTGGTTATGAGGCTCTGGAGTCCATGGAAAAGAGACAAGCTGGAGATATAAATTCAGGATTCATTGGTTCATGGATGATATTTACGGCCACAGGACTAAATGAGGTCGCCAAAGGAATTAATGTAAGTGAAGAAAACATGTTGAGGACTGAACTCTGGGGAGTGTTTTAAGGATAAGGGGGTGATGGACTCTGTCCAGTACTGTTGGTGTGTCAAATAAGATGAAGATCAAGAAATGACCCTTGGATTTAGCAATATGGAGGTCATTGGTGACTTTGACCAGAGCATTTCCGTGGTATGAGCAAGAGCCTGATTGGCGAGGTTCGAGAGAGACTGGAAGAATTGGAAACAGGGAATACAGACTTCTGAGGAGTCTTTCTATAAAGGGGAGTGGAGAAACGGGGTGTTAGAATAGTACAGGTTGTATCTTATTGATCTCCGTGGGAGTGTTTGTGTTGCTGTAGTAACAAATTCTGGAAATAGCTTCAACACACTTGGAATCTCACAGTCATGTAATCAACCATTTTACTAAATACAAGCATGTTTTCATTCACATACAGCTAAATAAAGCAATTTTTCACATTTCATTACAGTGCACAACAAAGTGAGGAAAAGTATACAGTACATTTTACTGTGGAATATGAGACAATCTAATCCAACATGCAGTGTGATCTTTGTTACAAGTTAGTTTATCTTTTCTATACCTATGTAGTAAAATAGCTTCTAAAGCTTTACCCTTAGTATTATATTAACACCCGATTTTTTCACACTTATTTGCTAAAACCCACTTATTGCAGTGACAGTAGCACTGAATTctactaaaatgatttttaaagattcTAGAACTTATTTAAGCAATTAAGCTCAGCCACCTCTGCTGGATCTATGCCGAGTATTTTTAAACCTGCCTAAAAAACGCAAGAAATGGGAAAAGTTTACATATAATATAATTTAGTCAAGGAAACCATAGAGAAGTTTTGTTTCTATCCTTTTTTTGAACTGACAGAATCCAGTCAATGCTCATTTACCCACTGGATAATCttgctttcagtatttttaaacataattaagCATAGCAGTTGATGAAAATTTGTGTTAACCCAATTTACCATCTTTTATTTGCCTTCTACAACCATGAAACTGGCAACTTTATTACCTAGGCCAGGTCATGTGAAACAAAGGTAGAGATGATGATTAGTTCATTTGTAGTTGATGCTGTAAATTGGTCCAAGGTGGTTTGCTCATCCAACTTGGGGCACAGGTGGCAAAATAGTTTTccataattttcattatttggcttctttattctgaaataaaccCCCAAACTTTCAGATTCAGTCACTTTCATACTGAAGTTCAATTTGCCATTCTTAGGCTTTCCTACATAATGGATATGAGAAACCTGACTTTAATCAGGATAGTTTTGTATTATGAAAAGTATGGCTTTTGCCTAGCTGAACTGGCTACaatccaaaatataatttaaagcaTCACCTCTCTTCAATAAGATAATGGAACTTCAGAGCTAGCCATTCCATTTTTTCTGATGCAACTAGTTGTCTGTTCACCTGAGAATTAAGAACTGGACTCTCTAGAATAGACAAGAATCCAGTGTAGGTATATGGCAAACAGATGGCCCATGTCATTGTGAGGTGAGTATTTTATCCTCACCCTACTTCCCATCACTGTATTTGGTTCCTTTCAATAAAATGTCCACTGTTTTAGTGATAAGAACACTTAACAGCCCATGCAGTTCTAATATATTTCAGTTGTGcaattattcacttatttaaagCCCTCTTGTCAATAATACCTGAATGGGCTTAGATTCATCCCCAGGTGCCCTCAGGATTATAGCTGAGTTGTAATTAATAAGGAAAACGAATCCTAACATGTAGAGAACATTTATTTACAGTCACCTCTCTTCCAAAGTAAACAATTTAATAACAGTTCGTTCATCTAACAGCAGAGTGATCTggtgaaaagaacagaaattagGAGTCAGGAGATCTtgaccatgaccaagtgagtcTCCTGGCTCATAGTttgctcttctgtaaaatgggggacaAAAACCTGACAGGCCTATTGTGACGATCAAATAAATAAGATTGCAGTGTTAACTGTAAAGTGCTTGTTAGGTTTACAGCGCCTCCAGTTTAGCAGGTACTCAGTTCACAATTCATGAATTAGTGTTTGCCTCAGGGTTATCAGAGGCAATCCCTGCATTCTTGATGCCAAATACTTCTTAATGAGAGCCCGGGCATGGTCAGAGGGGAGAGTGATTCTTCCTCCTACATATAGAGTAATTTGCGTGATaaaatttctttcctcttccagaTGGTTATTCTATTATAACGGTATCCACATTTTCAAATGTGATTATAATAGCATGTAAATGGCCTCCCTTTTCATATTAACATCATTTTTACTCAAACACCAAAACTCGAAAAGGCCTTAGCAAATAGTCCActcccctcattttacaggtgagctGTTTAGAAGCTTATTGGTACTTTAGCCAATCCCAGCACACATATTTTGTGTAGGATATTCTCACTGAATAAATTGATCTTATATCTTATAGTCTTTTTAAGTTCCCAATGTGATACTTTTTCCccctttatatatttctttatgttCATGACCTAGGAATGAACTGAAATACCAAGAAAAAGTTGACCTGTCTATAGTGTATTTTTCTAGGACCTAGTTCCCCACATCCTAGCCCCTTAATATGTGGTCCACAATGGGCACATGGAGTAGCTAGAAAACAGTGCCTGACCCATGTCAGCAATTCAGTCCCTCAGTCACAGCACTCAGGCCCCACCATTTACCCGCACATAGGGTCTGTCAGAGTCCCCACTGGGAAGGAGGCTCACTTGGTATCCAAAATGGAATCTGAGTTCTCTTCAGTCACACAAGGGTTCTATCAATTTCAATCACTTTTAAGTTCAGGTTGGAGAGcatgttttagaaataaaaggGCTGACTAGCACAAACATCTCCTCTCTGATTTGACAACCTCTTCTGAAGAGTGAACTACATTTGGTACAAATCCACTCTTCACCCCTTCCCAGCCCTCCTGGATTGTAATCTCCCCCCTTTTAACCAGTTCATATATGTCTCTTGTCAGGTCTGTGAAGGCTTTCTCCACATTAATGGCATCACGGGCTGATGTTTCAATGTACTTCATACCGTACGCAGCAGCCAGTTTCTCTGCCTCATGTCGAGTCACTTGCCTCTGTGTATCCAGGTCACACTTGTGACCCACCAGAACAAATACAATTTGGTAGGGCTGAACGTGTACTTTGGTCTCTTCTAACCATTCATGGACATTCTGGAAGGACCTGCGGTTGGTAATGTCAAATAAAAGAAGACCACCTACTGAGTTCCTGTAGTAGGCGCGAGTGATGGATCTAAAAcacaagaaagaagcaaagaataaAGGC is a genomic window of Choloepus didactylus isolate mChoDid1 chromosome X, mChoDid1.pri, whole genome shotgun sequence containing:
- the RAB39B gene encoding ras-related protein Rab-39B, with protein sequence MEAIWLYQFRLIVIGDSTVGKSCLIRRFTEGRFAQVSDPTVGVDFFSRLVEIEPGKRIKLQIWDTAGQERFRSITRAYYRNSVGGLLLFDITNRRSFQNVHEWLEETKVHVQPYQIVFVLVGHKCDLDTQRQVTRHEAEKLAAAYGMKYIETSARDAINVEKAFTDLTRDIYELVKRGEITIQEGWEGVKSGFVPNVVHSSEEVVKSERRCLC